Proteins encoded within one genomic window of Lysinibacillus sphaericus:
- the carB gene encoding carbamoyl-phosphate synthase large subunit has product MPKRTDIETILVIGSGPIVIGQAAEFDYAGTQACLSLKEEGYRVILINSNPATIMTDTEIADKVYIEPITLEFVSRILRKERPDAILPTLGGQTGLNMAIELDNSGILNELNIEILGTKLDAIHKAEDRDLFRNLMYELGAPVPESDIIHNLDEAKNFVAKIGYPVIVRPAFTLGGTGGGICYNDQDLEEIVTSGLKYSPVTQCLLEKSIAGFKEIEYEVMRDAADNAIVVCNMENVDPVGIHTGDSIVVAPTQTLSDRENQMLRNISLDIIRALKIEGGCNVQLALDPYSFNYYVIEVNPRVSRSSALASKATGYPIAKLAAKIAVGLTLDEIKNPVTGSTYACFEPALDYIVAKIPRWPFDKFESAKRNLGTQMKATGEVMALGRTFEEAMLKAVRSLETGQVHLELKHAEDNSDSWIEKRIRKAGDERLFFIGEALRRGVTIEQIHEWSAIDLFFLNKFKNIVDMEQTLANHKNDKEILRTAKRLGFADKKIAELWDTTPEAVYAYRKENGIIPVYKMVDTCAAEFESETPYFYGTYEEENESIKSDKPSVIVLGSGPIRIGQGVEFDYATVHSVWAIQEAGYEAIIINSNPETVSTDFSISDKLYFEPLTIEDVMHIIDLEQPIGVVVQFGGQTAINLADKLAANGVKILGTSLEDIDRAENRDKFEQALHALDIPQPPGETAVSTEEALAIGERLGFPVLVRPSYVLGGRAMEIVYNEQELQHYMENAVEASPDHPVLVDRYLTGQEIEVDAICDGENVLIPGIMEHIERAGVHSGDSISVYPPQKLTQAQKDTLVDYTTRLAKGLGIIGLMNIQYVISQGEVYVIEVNPRSSRTVPFLSKITNIPMANIATKAILGKSIVAQGYPTGLAAEQKGVFVKVPVFSFAKLRRVDITLGPEMKSTGEVMGKDATLEKALYKGLVAAGMEIRTEGTVLFTVSDKDKEEAIALAKRFSTVGYRIVATEGTAQAFEAAGVRTDVVGKIGAKGQTLLDLIQNGEAQLVVNTLTKGKQPARDGFRIRRESVENGVPCLTSLDTAEAMLRVIESMTFTAEQMPKAEVVH; this is encoded by the coding sequence ATGCCTAAACGTACAGATATAGAAACTATTTTAGTAATCGGGTCAGGTCCAATCGTCATCGGACAAGCAGCAGAATTTGACTATGCCGGAACACAAGCTTGTCTTTCATTAAAAGAAGAAGGCTACCGCGTTATTTTAATAAACTCAAACCCTGCAACAATTATGACAGATACAGAAATTGCAGACAAAGTATACATTGAGCCAATCACACTTGAATTTGTCTCACGCATTTTACGCAAAGAGCGCCCAGATGCCATCTTACCTACACTAGGTGGTCAAACAGGGTTAAATATGGCGATTGAATTAGATAACTCTGGTATTTTAAATGAGCTAAATATCGAAATTCTTGGTACAAAACTCGATGCTATTCATAAAGCTGAAGACCGTGATTTATTCCGTAACCTGATGTATGAACTAGGTGCTCCAGTACCGGAATCAGATATTATTCATAACTTAGATGAAGCGAAAAACTTTGTTGCAAAAATCGGTTATCCAGTAATTGTACGCCCTGCATTCACACTTGGCGGTACAGGCGGTGGTATTTGTTATAACGATCAAGACCTAGAAGAAATCGTAACTTCTGGACTGAAATATTCACCAGTTACACAATGCTTACTTGAAAAATCAATCGCTGGCTTTAAAGAGATTGAATACGAAGTAATGCGCGATGCGGCTGACAATGCCATCGTAGTATGTAACATGGAAAATGTCGACCCTGTAGGGATTCATACAGGTGACTCTATCGTCGTAGCCCCAACACAAACACTTTCTGACCGTGAAAACCAAATGCTACGTAATATCTCATTAGATATTATCCGTGCACTAAAAATTGAAGGTGGCTGTAACGTACAGTTAGCACTTGATCCATATAGCTTCAATTACTATGTCATCGAAGTAAACCCACGTGTATCTCGTTCATCTGCATTAGCGTCAAAAGCAACGGGTTACCCAATTGCCAAGCTAGCAGCAAAAATTGCAGTAGGTTTAACATTAGATGAAATCAAAAATCCAGTGACAGGTTCAACGTATGCTTGCTTCGAGCCAGCACTAGACTACATTGTCGCAAAAATTCCACGCTGGCCATTCGATAAATTCGAATCAGCAAAACGTAACTTAGGCACACAAATGAAGGCAACTGGTGAAGTAATGGCACTTGGTCGTACGTTTGAAGAAGCTATGCTGAAAGCTGTTCGTTCTCTTGAAACAGGTCAAGTACATTTAGAGCTAAAACATGCAGAAGATAACTCTGACTCTTGGATTGAAAAACGTATCCGTAAAGCGGGAGATGAGCGTTTATTCTTCATCGGTGAAGCATTGCGCCGTGGTGTAACAATCGAGCAAATCCATGAATGGTCTGCAATTGACTTATTCTTCTTAAATAAATTTAAAAACATCGTAGATATGGAGCAAACACTTGCTAACCATAAAAACGATAAAGAAATATTACGCACTGCAAAACGTCTAGGCTTTGCTGATAAAAAAATTGCCGAGCTATGGGACACAACACCAGAGGCAGTATATGCGTACCGTAAAGAAAACGGCATTATCCCAGTCTACAAAATGGTTGATACATGTGCAGCAGAGTTTGAATCTGAAACACCATATTTCTACGGTACTTATGAGGAAGAAAACGAATCCATCAAATCTGATAAACCATCCGTGATTGTATTAGGTTCGGGTCCAATCCGTATCGGTCAAGGGGTAGAGTTTGACTATGCAACAGTGCACTCTGTATGGGCAATTCAAGAAGCAGGCTATGAAGCAATCATTATTAACTCAAATCCAGAAACAGTATCAACGGACTTCTCGATTTCAGATAAGCTATACTTCGAGCCATTAACAATCGAAGATGTTATGCATATTATCGATTTAGAACAACCAATTGGTGTAGTTGTCCAATTCGGTGGTCAAACAGCCATTAACCTTGCTGATAAATTAGCTGCAAATGGTGTGAAAATTTTAGGTACATCATTAGAAGATATCGACCGTGCAGAAAACCGCGATAAATTCGAACAAGCTTTACATGCATTAGACATTCCACAGCCTCCAGGTGAAACAGCAGTTTCAACGGAAGAAGCACTTGCCATTGGCGAACGCTTAGGCTTCCCAGTACTAGTTCGTCCTTCGTATGTACTTGGTGGACGTGCAATGGAAATTGTTTATAACGAACAAGAATTACAACACTATATGGAAAACGCTGTTGAGGCATCACCAGATCACCCAGTACTCGTAGACCGTTACTTAACGGGGCAAGAAATTGAAGTCGATGCGATTTGTGACGGTGAAAATGTTTTAATCCCAGGTATTATGGAACATATCGAACGTGCAGGGGTACACTCTGGTGACTCGATTTCTGTATACCCACCACAAAAATTAACACAAGCGCAAAAAGATACATTAGTGGATTACACAACTCGTTTAGCAAAAGGTCTTGGCATTATCGGCTTAATGAACATCCAGTATGTTATTTCCCAAGGTGAAGTGTATGTCATTGAGGTAAATCCTCGTTCATCTCGTACAGTACCGTTCTTAAGTAAAATTACGAACATCCCAATGGCGAACATTGCAACAAAAGCCATTCTTGGAAAATCAATCGTAGCACAAGGCTACCCAACTGGCTTAGCGGCAGAGCAAAAAGGTGTATTTGTTAAAGTACCAGTATTCTCATTCGCTAAATTACGCCGAGTGGACATTACATTAGGACCTGAAATGAAATCGACAGGGGAAGTAATGGGGAAAGATGCAACATTAGAAAAAGCACTTTATAAAGGCTTAGTTGCAGCAGGTATGGAAATTCGCACAGAAGGCACAGTATTATTCACTGTATCTGATAAAGATAAAGAAGAAGCAATTGCGCTTGCCAAACGCTTTTCAACAGTAGGCTACCGCATTGTAGCGACGGAAGGTACTGCACAAGCATTTGAAGCAGCGGGTGTTCGTACTGATGTAGTAGGGAAAATCGGTGCCAAAGGACAAACGTTACTTGATTTAATTCAAAATGGTGAAGCACAGTTAGTAGTGAACACATTAACAAAAGGCAAGCAACCAGCGCGTGATGGATTCCGCATTCGACGTGAGTCTGTAGAAAATGGTGTGCCTTGCTTAACTTCTCTAGATACAGCAGAAGCAATGCTACGTGTAATTGAATCCATGACATTTACAGCAGAACAAATGCCGAAAGCGGAGGTAGTACATTAA
- the carA gene encoding glutamine-hydrolyzing carbamoyl-phosphate synthase small subunit, whose product MKKRLLILEDGTVFTGTAFGSERASQGEVVFTTGMTGYQETISDPSFYGQIVTLTYPLIGNYGINRDDFESITPAIRGFVVRELAKTPSNFRCDLTVDEYLTSKDIPGIEGIDTRKLTRIIRSKGSVKAILTAADEEVNVEEIVAKLQATPAITHHVREVSPKAAYPSPGRGKRVVLIDYGMKHGILRELNKRDCDVLVVPYNTPAAEILAWHPDGIMLSNGPGNPEDVAEGIETVRNLIGKVPMFGICLGHQIFSLASGAKAFKLPFGHRGGNHPVKDLRTGRTDLTSQNHGYAIDIESLKDTDLELTHVALNDGTCEGVRHKKYPIFTVQYHPEASPGPEDSNHLFDEFIEMMEAEAGKGKQHA is encoded by the coding sequence ATGAAAAAACGTTTACTTATTTTAGAAGATGGCACAGTATTTACAGGCACAGCGTTCGGTAGTGAGCGAGCTTCACAAGGTGAAGTCGTATTCACTACGGGGATGACAGGATATCAAGAAACGATTTCAGATCCTTCATTCTATGGACAAATCGTAACGTTAACATACCCACTTATCGGTAACTACGGTATTAATCGTGATGATTTCGAATCAATCACACCGGCAATTCGTGGTTTTGTTGTCCGCGAACTAGCAAAAACACCGTCGAATTTCAGATGTGATTTAACAGTTGATGAATACTTAACATCAAAAGATATCCCAGGGATTGAAGGTATTGATACACGTAAACTAACACGCATTATTCGTAGCAAAGGTTCTGTTAAGGCCATTTTGACTGCGGCTGACGAAGAAGTAAATGTAGAAGAAATTGTGGCAAAACTACAAGCAACACCAGCAATTACACATCATGTGCGCGAAGTATCACCGAAGGCTGCCTACCCATCACCAGGTCGTGGCAAACGAGTAGTGTTAATTGACTACGGTATGAAACACGGTATTTTACGTGAATTAAACAAGCGTGATTGTGATGTCCTTGTTGTACCATACAACACACCAGCAGCAGAAATTTTAGCATGGCATCCAGATGGTATTATGCTGTCAAATGGCCCTGGTAACCCAGAGGACGTGGCAGAAGGTATCGAAACAGTACGTAATTTAATCGGAAAAGTGCCAATGTTCGGTATTTGCTTAGGTCACCAAATCTTCTCATTAGCAAGTGGTGCGAAAGCATTTAAATTACCATTCGGTCACCGTGGTGGTAACCATCCAGTCAAAGATTTACGCACAGGCCGTACAGATTTAACATCTCAAAACCATGGCTATGCAATCGATATAGAATCATTAAAAGATACAGATTTAGAATTAACACATGTCGCTTTAAATGATGGTACTTGTGAAGGTGTCCGTCATAAGAAATATCCAATCTTCACAGTACAATATCACCCAGAAGCATCACCAGGACCAGAAGATTCAAACCACTTATTTGATGAATTCATTGAAATGATGGAAGCAGAAGCAGGGAAGGGGAAACAACATGCCTAA
- a CDS encoding dihydroorotase gives MTKVLQNVQMLNEQGELQTVNIAIVDGKITAIGQEVNVAGAEIIEGNGLVVAPGFVDVHTHLREPGFEHKETIATGSASAAKGGFTTICAMPNTKPVPDTVENMQLINGLIQESAVIRVLPYGSLTQDISGEVRTNIEELKAHGAVAFSDDGVGIQLASTMYEQMQDAAKHDMVVVAHCEDNSLIYDGVMHEGKRNKELGLPGIPSICESVQIARDVLLAEAAGARYHVCHVSTKESVRAVRDAKAAGIRVTAEVCPHHLLLEEMDIPSDDANWKMNPPLRGADDKDSLHAALFDGTIDCIATDHAPHTIEEKCCGMVGAPFGIVGFETAFPLLYTQFVETGKWTLKQLVDWMTVKAAQIFDLPYGTLEVGASADMVLIDLQKEQTIDAEGFVSKGRNTPFNGWVAKGWPVVTIFEGNIVYQEAE, from the coding sequence ATGACGAAAGTACTTCAAAATGTACAAATGTTAAATGAACAAGGTGAATTGCAAACAGTAAATATCGCCATAGTAGATGGCAAAATTACTGCCATTGGACAAGAGGTCAATGTAGCTGGTGCAGAAATAATCGAAGGAAATGGTTTAGTTGTTGCACCAGGGTTTGTGGATGTGCATACACATCTACGCGAACCAGGGTTTGAACATAAAGAAACAATAGCAACAGGTTCAGCATCTGCTGCAAAAGGCGGTTTTACAACAATTTGTGCCATGCCAAATACAAAACCAGTGCCTGACACGGTTGAAAACATGCAATTAATAAATGGGCTGATTCAAGAAAGTGCAGTGATTCGTGTACTACCATACGGCTCATTAACGCAGGATATTTCAGGGGAAGTTCGTACGAATATTGAAGAATTAAAAGCACATGGTGCAGTAGCGTTTTCCGATGATGGTGTAGGCATTCAGCTTGCATCCACGATGTATGAACAAATGCAGGATGCAGCAAAGCATGACATGGTTGTTGTCGCACACTGTGAAGATAATTCATTAATTTATGATGGTGTTATGCATGAAGGCAAGCGTAACAAAGAGCTAGGTTTACCAGGTATTCCGTCTATTTGTGAATCTGTCCAAATTGCACGCGATGTTTTGCTTGCAGAAGCGGCAGGGGCACGCTACCATGTGTGTCATGTTTCAACAAAAGAATCAGTGCGTGCAGTACGTGATGCAAAAGCAGCAGGCATCCGCGTCACAGCGGAAGTTTGTCCTCACCATTTATTACTTGAAGAGATGGATATTCCATCTGATGATGCAAACTGGAAAATGAACCCGCCATTACGAGGTGCAGATGATAAGGATTCTCTACACGCAGCACTATTTGACGGCACGATTGACTGCATCGCCACAGACCATGCACCACATACAATAGAAGAAAAATGCTGTGGCATGGTTGGTGCACCATTCGGCATCGTAGGCTTTGAAACAGCCTTCCCGCTATTGTACACACAATTTGTTGAAACAGGGAAATGGACTTTAAAGCAATTGGTCGATTGGATGACTGTAAAAGCGGCACAAATTTTTGACTTACCATATGGAACGTTAGAAGTAGGGGCTTCGGCAGACATGGTTTTAATTGATTTACAGAAAGAACAAACGATTGATGCAGAAGGATTTGTATCAAAAGGTCGCAATACACCATTCAATGGTTGGGTTGCAAAAGGTTGGCCAGTCGTAACAATTTTTGAAGGTAATATCGTATACCAGGAGGCAGAGTAA
- a CDS encoding aspartate carbamoyltransferase catalytic subunit, whose translation MKNLLSMEHLTTEEINRILHRAQAFENGETSSLSRAYNVANLFFEPSTRTKTSFEMAERKVGCTVIPFDASFSSVTKGETLYDTVKTLEMIGMDAVVIRAKEDEYYNELLEGINVAVINAGDGAGQHPSQSLLDLYTIKKEFGSFEGLNITIAGDISHSRVAKSNASALQRLGANVHFLCPEEWAGDFKSHHSWDDLIEISDVIMLLRVQHERHKVNKSFSKESYHEEYGLTVEREKKMKDTAIIMHPAPVNRDVEVASELVECERSRIFDQVRNGVYTRMAIIETILQGRE comes from the coding sequence ATGAAGAACTTATTATCAATGGAACATTTAACAACTGAAGAGATTAACCGCATTTTACATCGTGCGCAGGCGTTTGAAAATGGCGAAACATCATCGTTATCTCGTGCTTATAACGTAGCAAACTTATTTTTTGAACCGAGTACACGTACGAAGACAAGCTTTGAGATGGCAGAGCGCAAAGTAGGCTGTACGGTTATCCCGTTTGACGCAAGCTTTTCAAGTGTAACAAAGGGTGAAACATTGTACGATACAGTCAAGACGTTAGAAATGATTGGTATGGATGCGGTCGTTATCCGCGCCAAAGAAGATGAATATTATAACGAGCTACTAGAAGGCATCAATGTTGCGGTTATAAATGCAGGAGATGGCGCTGGTCAACACCCATCCCAATCATTACTGGATCTGTACACGATAAAAAAAGAGTTTGGTTCTTTTGAAGGGTTAAATATTACAATCGCCGGAGATATTTCTCATAGCCGTGTAGCAAAATCCAATGCATCCGCGTTACAGCGGTTAGGGGCAAATGTACATTTTCTTTGTCCAGAAGAATGGGCAGGGGATTTTAAATCACATCATTCTTGGGACGATTTAATCGAAATAAGTGATGTCATTATGTTACTTCGTGTACAACATGAGCGTCATAAAGTAAATAAAAGCTTCTCAAAAGAAAGCTATCATGAAGAGTATGGCTTGACTGTAGAACGAGAGAAGAAAATGAAGGACACAGCAATTATTATGCATCCAGCGCCAGTAAACCGCGATGTAGAAGTTGCATCAGAGCTAGTAGAATGTGAACGGTCTCGCATCTTTGACCAAGTACGCAATGGTGTATACACACGAATGGCAATAATTGAAACGATCTTACAAGGGAGAGAATAA
- a CDS encoding solute carrier family 23 protein, whose amino-acid sequence MSKAVLDINDKPTPVQLVTLSFQHMFAMFGSTILVPQLVGLSPAIALLTSGIATLFFLLITKFQVPAYLGSSFAFIAPILIAAGGLDDNGLSVNPGNAMIGAMAVGITYGIVSLIIWKSGYKWIMKILPPIVVGPVIMVIGLGLSGTAVNMAMNVDGEYNLLHFSAALVTLFTAIIFTIFFKGILSTMPILIGLIVGYVYSIFIGIVNFEPIKEAKMFALPHFIIPGVNYDFTITSTILLAMVPIVIVTISEHIGHQLVLGKVVNRDYIKEPGLHRSLLGDGFGTLISAFIGGPPKTTYGENIGVLAITRVYSVYVIAGAAVVAIVLSFFGKAMAVIATIPTAVLGGVSILLFGIIASSGLRMLVDNHVDFGNSRNLVIASVILVIGIGGAKFIVTESLSLEGMALAAIIGVVLNAILPGKKEADIPVPYDQNNQS is encoded by the coding sequence ATGTCAAAGGCAGTATTAGATATTAATGATAAACCGACCCCAGTCCAATTGGTGACATTAAGTTTCCAACACATGTTTGCCATGTTTGGGTCAACGATTTTAGTACCACAACTGGTTGGGCTTAGCCCAGCAATCGCCCTTCTAACCAGTGGGATTGCCACATTGTTCTTCTTATTAATTACGAAGTTTCAAGTACCAGCCTATTTAGGTTCATCCTTTGCCTTTATCGCACCGATATTAATCGCTGCAGGTGGTTTAGATGACAATGGTTTAAGTGTTAATCCAGGTAACGCTATGATCGGAGCGATGGCAGTCGGGATTACCTACGGCATTGTGTCACTTATAATTTGGAAGAGCGGTTATAAATGGATTATGAAAATCCTTCCGCCTATCGTTGTAGGACCAGTTATTATGGTAATCGGTCTTGGCTTATCGGGAACAGCAGTTAACATGGCAATGAATGTTGACGGAGAATATAATTTGCTGCATTTTTCAGCGGCACTTGTCACATTGTTTACAGCGATTATCTTTACCATCTTCTTTAAGGGGATTTTAAGTACAATGCCAATATTAATCGGCTTAATAGTAGGCTATGTCTACTCGATTTTTATCGGGATTGTCAACTTCGAACCGATTAAAGAGGCAAAAATGTTTGCACTACCACATTTTATTATCCCAGGTGTAAATTATGACTTTACGATTACATCGACAATTTTACTCGCGATGGTACCGATTGTGATTGTAACCATTTCAGAACATATCGGTCACCAACTTGTATTAGGAAAAGTAGTCAATCGAGACTATATTAAAGAACCGGGCTTACACCGTTCTTTACTAGGTGATGGCTTTGGGACCTTGATTAGTGCATTTATTGGTGGCCCACCAAAAACAACATACGGTGAAAACATTGGTGTCCTTGCCATTACACGAGTTTACAGCGTATATGTCATAGCAGGTGCGGCAGTCGTAGCGATTGTGCTGTCATTCTTCGGGAAAGCAATGGCGGTTATTGCAACGATTCCAACAGCAGTTCTTGGTGGTGTTTCCATCCTACTGTTTGGTATCATCGCATCAAGCGGTTTACGTATGCTAGTAGACAACCATGTGGACTTTGGTAACAGCCGCAATTTAGTAATTGCCTCTGTTATTCTCGTAATTGGTATCGGCGGTGCGAAATTTATCGTCACAGAATCATTAAGTTTAGAAGGCATGGCGTTAGCAGCGATTATCGGTGTTGTACTAAATGCAATTCTACCAGGTAAAAAAGAAGCTGATATACCAGTACCATACGATCAAAATAATCAATCATAG
- the pyrR gene encoding bifunctional pyr operon transcriptional regulator/uracil phosphoribosyltransferase PyrR has protein sequence MSKNELLDGPSMTRALTRIAHEIIERNKGIDECILVGIKTRGAFLARRLAERIEKIEGKAIRTGELDITLYRDDLSTKHENEQAHVEQVDIDYVVANQKIILVDDVLYTGRTVRAALDAVMDLGRPAQIQLAVLIDRGHRELPIRADYVGKNVPTSGTERIVVNLLEVDGEDCVIIYKED, from the coding sequence ATGTCAAAAAATGAGCTATTAGATGGGCCATCGATGACAAGAGCATTAACACGTATTGCACATGAGATTATTGAACGCAATAAAGGAATTGACGAATGTATATTAGTTGGAATTAAAACACGCGGTGCCTTCCTTGCAAGACGCTTAGCAGAACGTATAGAAAAAATCGAGGGTAAAGCGATTCGCACAGGGGAGTTAGACATCACCCTTTATCGAGATGACTTATCCACAAAGCATGAAAATGAGCAGGCACATGTTGAGCAAGTAGATATCGATTATGTGGTAGCCAATCAAAAAATTATTTTAGTCGATGATGTACTCTATACAGGTCGTACAGTTCGAGCGGCACTAGATGCAGTAATGGATTTAGGAAGACCCGCGCAAATTCAACTAGCAGTGCTAATTGATCGCGGACACCGAGAGCTACCAATTCGAGCGGATTATGTTGGGAAAAATGTTCCGACATCAGGAACGGAACGTATCGTCGTTAATTTACTTGAAGTTGATGGCGAAGATTGCGTCATTATTTATAAAGAAGACTAA
- a CDS encoding RluA family pseudouridine synthase, producing MTQVSYTIEEQQQGERIDKAVSSIQNEWSRTQISNWITEGIVKVNGEAVKAKYKVKAGDVVEIIVPEAEPLDVIAENLDLEIVYEDADVLVVNKPKGMVVHPAPGHLTGTLVNGLMYHCTDLSGINGIMRPGIVHRIDKDTSGLLMVAKNDKAHESLVEQLVNKTVTRKYTALVHGHIAHDKGTIDAPIGRDQKDRQKQAVVDKGKHAVTHFQVIERFGDYTLVECRLETGRTHQIRVHMQYIGFPLVGDPKYGPRKTMDFGGQVLHAGVLGFTHPTTGEYMEFEAPLPVDYVQLLDELRNKD from the coding sequence ATGACACAAGTATCATATACAATTGAAGAACAGCAACAAGGAGAGCGCATTGATAAAGCGGTTTCGAGTATACAGAATGAATGGTCTCGTACACAAATTAGCAATTGGATTACAGAAGGAATTGTTAAAGTAAATGGTGAAGCAGTAAAAGCAAAATACAAGGTGAAAGCAGGCGATGTTGTTGAAATCATCGTGCCAGAGGCAGAACCTTTAGACGTTATTGCTGAAAACTTAGACCTTGAAATCGTATATGAAGACGCAGATGTACTCGTTGTCAACAAACCAAAAGGAATGGTGGTCCATCCTGCTCCAGGGCATCTGACGGGCACACTAGTAAATGGTTTAATGTATCATTGCACAGATTTATCGGGCATAAATGGTATCATGCGTCCAGGTATTGTACACCGAATCGATAAAGACACATCAGGTTTGCTAATGGTAGCGAAAAATGATAAAGCACATGAATCATTAGTTGAGCAGCTTGTGAATAAAACAGTCACACGTAAATATACAGCGCTTGTGCATGGACATATCGCTCACGATAAAGGGACAATTGATGCTCCAATTGGACGTGATCAAAAGGACCGTCAAAAACAAGCTGTTGTGGATAAAGGGAAACATGCGGTAACGCACTTCCAAGTAATTGAACGCTTCGGTGATTACACATTAGTAGAGTGTCGTCTTGAAACGGGACGTACACACCAAATTCGTGTCCATATGCAGTATATTGGATTCCCACTTGTTGGCGACCCAAAATATGGACCAAGAAAGACCATGGATTTTGGCGGACAAGTATTGCACGCAGGAGTTTTAGGATTCACGCATCCTACTACTGGCGAATATATGGAGTTTGAAGCACCACTTCCTGTTGATTATGTACAGTTATTAGACGAATTAAGAAATAAGGATTGA